In the Wyeomyia smithii strain HCP4-BCI-WySm-NY-G18 chromosome 2, ASM2978416v1, whole genome shotgun sequence genome, one interval contains:
- the LOC129724242 gene encoding protein snakeskin has product MVSAETIGSIFIKVFKLVLNIVILILYRTGYGGDFLGVGGTWNLNEEKSPDAEIVASGVFVGYFIYTSVQLITFAFGTTKLKRELSDTIMNVVGTFMWVAVGGTALHYWHGYLSEYDFQHISPERTAGLALGSLCVVSGALYLADSVLAFIHYAKHENSKY; this is encoded by the exons GTTCTAAACATCGTAATCCTCATCCTGTATCGTACCGGTTATGGCGGAGACTTTCTCGGTGTGGGTGGCACGTGGAACCTCAACGAGGAGAAAAGTCCCGATGCGGAGATTGTGGCGTCCGGAGTATTTGTCGGCTACTTCATTTACACCTCGGTTCAGCTAATTACGTTCGCCTTCGGAACGACCAAGTTGAAGCGGGAACTGTCGGACACGATAATGAACGTCGTCGGTACCTTCATGTGGGTTGCCGTGGGAGGAACGGCTCTCCACTACTGGCACGGTTACCTGTCGGAGTACGATTTCCAGCACATTTCACCGGAGCGAACG GCTGGTCTTGCTCTTGGTTCACTTTGCGTCGTCTCCGGTGCGCTCTACCTGGCGGATTCGGTGCTGGCATTTATACACTATGCCAAGCATGAGAACAGCAAATACTAA